One part of the Amphiura filiformis chromosome 5, Afil_fr2py, whole genome shotgun sequence genome encodes these proteins:
- the LOC140152511 gene encoding denticleless protein homolog — translation MTAAAAFDNSISQLLSPRAFLGRNQRNEYLKTIPRSLHRITCISEDEHSVLGSQREPGGVPPFACGFGKTSDTLHMLATADEDGHVCLYDTQGVSKLAKEWAAHNNAIFDLKWADTEPWVVTASGDQTAALWDVKRGCRLAVFKQHSSSLKSVSFRPGDRNVFATGARDGRIMMWDIRCNHKEGPPSYHTPVNTIADGHVPTRPTTPKPTKRQRLTPTANSTKSSVTAVVFNDEFSLISAGATESTIKVWDMRTIYKKSSRKPVPKYEYPYCGTSTRNIGFSSLILNSGRSCVYASCTDDVIYAFNCLGVNRYPVACYMGHSNSTFYVKSASQVMTHFF, via the exons ccataCCCCGAAGTCTTCACAGGATAACTTGTATATCTGAAGATGAACACTCAGTGTTGGGATCACAACGGGAACCAGGAGGAGTTCCACCATTTGCCTGTGGGTTTGGCAAGACATCAGATACGCTGCATATGTTAGCTACAGCTGATGAAGATGGTCATGTTTGTCTCTATGATACACAGGGGGTGTCAAAACTTGCTAAAG AATGGGCAGCTCATAACAACGCTATATTTGATTTAAAGTGGGCTGACACAGAGCCGTGGGTAGTGACAGCATCCGGAGACCAGACTGCTGCATTATGGGATGTGAAGCGAGGCTGTAGGTTAGCTGTATTTAAGCAGCATAGTAGCAGCTTAAAATCGGTTTCATTCCGTCCAGGTGATCGTAATGTGTTTGCGACCGGTGCTAGGGATGGACGGATTATGATGTGGGACATCAGGTGCAATCATAAAG AGGGACCACCAAGTTACCACACTCCTGTGAACACCATAGCTGATGGTCATGTACCTACCAGACCAACTACACCCAAACCTACCAAACGTCAGCGTCTGACACCCACTGCAAATTCAACCAAATCGAGTGTCACAGCTGTAGTCTTTAATGATGAGTTTTCCCTCATATCAGCTGGTGCAACAGAAAG TACTATCAAAGTATGGGACATGAGGACAATCTACAAAAAATCCAGTAGAAAACCAGTTCCTAAATATGAGTATCCTTATTGTGGGACTAGCACACGCAACATTG GCTTTTCTTCACTTATCCTCAACTCAGGTCGCTCTTGTGTGTATGCAAGTTGTACGGATGATGTCATCTATGCATTCAACTGCCTAGGAGTAAACAGGTACCCTGTGGCCTGCTATATGGGCCATTCCAACTCAACATTTTATGTGAAGAGCGCCTCTCAAGTGATGACACATTTCTTTTGA